Genomic DNA from Chitinophaga lutea:
GAGGGAGCTGGTAGCTAAAAATGGCATGATATTGGAATTCTCTGATTATGCGCTGGATTACCTGGCAGAACAGGGTTACGATCCGCAGTTTGGTGCAAGACCGCTGAAGCGCCTGATTCAGAAACAGATCGTGAACCTGCTCAGTAAAAAGATACTCGGCGGCGAAATCGACAAAACCAAACCCGTACTCGTGGATGTGTTCGACGGGGTGGTAGTGATCAGGAATACTTAACCTTTCTATTCTAAATACGACGATATACAGTTACAGGTAAACACCCGGATGAGTCTTCATCCGGGTTTTTTTATGCTTCCAAGATGATCATAACCAACCGGTTGTCAAACCAAACGAATTAAAACTTTGTTTAATGTAATTATCCTCTTATCTTGGGTTGTTGTGATGTTAGGAAATGGGGGTTAAAAGGCCTGCAGGAGGGGCGTGGGGCGGCCTGCCCTGCGCCTTTGCCTGTACGGTGATGCTTCCTCTCTGCGCTCCGCGTTTGCGGGGCGCAGGGCCAGGGGCATTGTGCGTATAAAACAATACTTTTGTATGGACCGTTATACAAAAAAGCATTGTTATGTACCAGATCGGAGAAAGAGAAAAGAAGTTTATGGCGATGGCCGTCGAATTGTCGAAGAAAGGCATGCAGGGCGGCGACGGCGGCCCCTTCGGCGCGATTGTGGTGCAGGGCGACGAGATCGTGGGGGAGGGCTGGAACCAGGTTCTGGCGCACAACGACCCCACGGCCCACGCGGAAGTGGTGGCTATCCGTAACGCCTGCACGAAACTGCGGACTTTCCAGCTGACGGACTGCGAAATATTCACTTCCTGCGAGCCCTGCCCGATGTGCCTCGGCGCCATCTACTGGGCCCGCCCCCAAAGGGTGTTCTTCGCCAATACCAAAGAAGAAGCCGCCGCCATCGCATTCGACGACTCGTTCATTTACCGCGAAATAGAAGTGCCTCACCACGATAAAAAAATCCCTTTCATCCCCATGCCTACCGAATCGGCAAGGGAAGTGTTTAAATTATGGGAAGGGAAGGGGGATAAACATTTGTATTGAAGCGGATATTGAACATGGTTGCTGACTCCGTCATTGCAGCCCCGGGGTAATCACGAAGAGATTGAAACCCCTTTTTTTGCATGTGGTGGTGAATGGAAGGAAGTTGGGGGAAAACTAAGCTAACCGAATATTAAAGACGCTTTCCATGAATTGTCTTACCGACTTTCAGAATATTCTAAAAAATAATGGAATCGCTGCTAACCCGCCTGTTGATAAATATCAGATTACTGCATTTGAATCCCAAAACAATGTAAAGATTCCACATGACTTTGGGCTTTATCTGACTACAATGAATGGATTTCGCGAGGGAGAGATGTGGGGACTGTCAAATCTTTGGCCACTGCACAGGATAATTCCACTGACCAGGCTTGCAAGCCTGAAGGAAGCCCTGTCAACCAACATCAAAGATGCGCTTGAAAAAAGCTGCTTATATGACTCAAGTGCGTCGGCAGAAAATAAAATTGTAAACCCTTCGAATAACTGGTCACTTCCCAACGCCGATTCTTTTTTCATATTTGGCGACTATAACGTCAATAGCTGTTATTGGGCTATTAAGCTGTCAAATAGTAGAGGGGGCAACAATATCATATGTATTTACGATTGGGGAAATACTTATCATACTGTTGCAGGATCCTTTTCAGACTTCATAGGTAAAATCGTCACCGAAGGGGGAGAATCGTTGATTTAGCCAGTTCGTAATCTGCGAATTCATGTTCCCCATTGAAATGCTACCGCGAAAAATGATACGCCCAGTACAACCCTATCGCCAGCAGGATAATCACCAGCGCCACGATGCCGATGAACAAATAAAAATCCTGCTTCCGGCGTTTGTGGTTTTTGCGGCGCAGTTTCTTCAGCACGTTCCATTTGGCTTCCCGCAGCCAGCCGGGTATCTTGTCTTTCTCCTGAATGGCCGATAAACCTTCTACCGCTTCGCTGCACAGGTCGCAGTCCTGCAGGTGCAGCTCCACGTTGTGGCGCTCGGCGGGACTGAGCTTGCCTTCTACGTAAGCCAGCAGCTGGTCCTGCGAGGGGCAGGCGGTT
This window encodes:
- a CDS encoding nucleoside deaminase; amino-acid sequence: MYQIGEREKKFMAMAVELSKKGMQGGDGGPFGAIVVQGDEIVGEGWNQVLAHNDPTAHAEVVAIRNACTKLRTFQLTDCEIFTSCEPCPMCLGAIYWARPQRVFFANTKEEAAAIAFDDSFIYREIEVPHHDKKIPFIPMPTESAREVFKLWEGKGDKHLY
- a CDS encoding SMI1/KNR4 family protein, which codes for MNCLTDFQNILKNNGIAANPPVDKYQITAFESQNNVKIPHDFGLYLTTMNGFREGEMWGLSNLWPLHRIIPLTRLASLKEALSTNIKDALEKSCLYDSSASAENKIVNPSNNWSLPNADSFFIFGDYNVNSCYWAIKLSNSRGGNNIICIYDWGNTYHTVAGSFSDFIGKIVTEGGESLI
- a CDS encoding anti-sigma factor family protein, giving the protein MNDHFADIFTETACPSQDQLLAYVEGKLSPAERHNVELHLQDCDLCSEAVEGLSAIQEKDKIPGWLREAKWNVLKKLRRKNHKRRKQDFYLFIGIVALVIILLAIGLYWAYHFSR